Part of the Geobacter pickeringii genome, TCAGCGAGGGCCCGGAACCGCTCCATCTTCTCGTAGGAGGTGCCGAGCTTCTGCTGGTAGACCACGTTTTTCAGCGACTCGACGCGGCTCGCAAGCTTCACCTTCTGGTCTTCCTCGAAGAAGAAGCGGGCGTCGGAGAGGCGGGCGCGGAGCACCCGCTCGTTCCCCTTGACCACCACGGAGGGGTCTTCGGTCAGGGTGTTGTTGATGGTGATGAAACCGGGCATGAGCCTGCCGGCGTCGTCGACGATGGAGAAGTAGCGCTGGTGGCTCCGCATGGAGGTGATGAGGACCTCCCGGGGGACCTTCAGGAACTCCGCCGGGAAGGTGCCGTGCACCGCGCTCGGGTATTCGCAGAGAAAGGCCACCTCATCCAAGAGCCCCTCGTCGGGGAGGAGGTGCCCGCCGGCGGCCTTGGCCACCCGGTGGATCTCCCGGCGGATGGTCTCTTTCCGACGCTCCGGATCGGGGATCACGAAGTGGCGCTCGCACTCCTCCAGGTAATGGGCAAAATCGCGGACCGGGAACGGCTGGTTCGCCATGAAGCGGTGCCCCCGGGAGACGTTGCCGCTCTGGACGGCGCCGAAGGCGAACGGCACCACGATGCCGTCAAACAGCGCCACGACCCAGTGAACCGGCCGGGCGAACCGGACGTCGTAATCGGCCCAGCGCATCGACTTGCGGAACGGGATGGCGGTGATGACCCGCGGCAGGATCTCGGCCAGGAGATCGGGGACCGGCCGGCCGCTCTCCTTCTTCACCGCCGCCACGTACTCTCCCTTTTCCGTCGCCACCAGGGTGAGGTCCGACACCGCCACCCCCTGCCCCCGGGCAAACCCTTCGGCCGCCTTGCTCGGTGAGCCGTCGGCGGAAAAGGCGATGTTCTTCGCCGGCCCCAGCGCGGTGATCTCCGCATCGGGCTGCACCGCCGGGATCTCCTTCACCACCAGCGCCAAGCGGCGCGGCGTGGCGAAGCTCTTCACCTCGCCGAAGCCAAGGCGGGCGGCGGTCAGCTCCTTCGTGACGAGGGCCTCCAGATCGGCCATCGCCTTGGGGAGGAAGCCGGCGGGGATCTCTTCGGTGCCTATTTCGAGAAAAAGCTCTTTGCTCATTCTTGATTCCTTTCAATACAAAATCTGCCACGGAGGCACAGAGACACGGAGGATTTACAGAGAATACTCAAACGAATCGGGGGTGTTCTCCGTGCGTTCTCTGCGTCTCTGTGGCAGGTTGTATTACTACTACTTCTTCAGCAGCGGGAAGCCGAGCTTCTCACGCAGTCTCAGGTACCCCTCGGCGCAGAGGCGCGCCACGTTCCGCACCCGACCGATGTAGGAGGCGCGCTCGGTGACGGAGATGGCCCCCCGGGCATCGAGGAGGTTGAAGGTGTGGGAGCATTTCATGACGTAATCGTAGGCGGGGAGCACGAGCTCGCGCTCCACCAGCCGGATGCACTCCTTCTCGTACATGGTGAAGAGCTGGAGGAGCATCGCCACGTCGGCCTCCTCGAAGTTGTAGGTGGAGAACTCCACCTCGCCCCGGTGGTGGATGTCGCCGTAGCTGACCCCCTTGATCCACTCCAGGTCGTAGACGTTGTCGACCCCCTGGAGGTACATGGCGATCCGCTCGCAACCGTAGGTGATCTCGGAGGAGACCGGCTTCAGGTCGATACCGCCCGCCTGCTGGAAGTAGGTGAACTGGGTGATCTCCATCCCGTCGAGCCAGACTTCCCAGCCGAGCCCCCAGGCCCCCAGGGTCGGCGACTCCCAGTCGTCCTCCACGAAGCGGATGTCGTGCTTCGTCGGGTCGATGCCGAAGGCCCGCAGCGAATCGAGGTAGAGGTCGAGGATGTTCACCGGCGACGGCTTCATGATGACCTGGAACTGGTAGTAGTGCTGGAGGCGGTTGGGGTTCTCGCCGTAGCGGCCGTCGGTGGGGCGGCGGCTCGGCTCGACGTAGGCGACGTTCCACGGCTCGGGGCCGAGGACGCGGAGGAAGGTGGCGGGGTTGAAGGTACCGGCACCCTTTTCGGTGTCGTAGGGTTGCTGGATGACGCATCCCTGCTTGGCCCAGTACCCCTGGAGGGAGAGAATCAGGTCTTGAAAGGTCAAGGGAGTTCCTCCACTGGCATAAAAAATAAGAACTACTTTATCCAGCGTAAACCGAATTTGGCAGAACTGAAAAAGCGTCCAAGTTACGGGCAATTAGAGTCGAAAAGATTACAACGTCCGCGGGGGTGTGTCAAGGAATAATCGGGACGGAGGCCAGATCAGCCTCGATCTGGCGCAGGAATGCGAGGGAATTCAGGGGGCGGGTCAGGTGGGCGGCGATGGCGCCGTCGAGGAGCTCCCCCGCCTCGCGCAGGGCCGCGGGGGGGAAGGCCACGGCGCCGAAGCGTCCTGTCGCGAGGCAGAGCCCCAGGAGCCGGACGGTTTCCGGTCCGATGATGGTGCCGACCCTGCCGCACCGCGCGCAGAGGACCACCCCCGCCGGCCCGCAGCGGCGCGGCGCATCGGGCGGCAGCTCCGCGCCGCAGGCACCGCACTGCTCCAGGGCGAGCCGGTACCCGAGGATGTTGAGGAGATTCGCCTCGAAAAAGCGCCGGGCGGAGGGTTCCCCCTCCCCGTGCTCAAGATGCTCCAGGTAGGCGGTGAGCAGGCGGAAGAGCCGGGGATAGGGAGCGCCGTCCGGCAGGAACCGCTCCGCCACCTCCACGGCATAGCCGGCAAGGCCGATCTTCCGGAGATCCGCCCGGATGCGGGGATAGAGGGAGACGATGTCGGCCCCCCGGATTGACGAGAGCCCCTCCCGCACCACCAGCTCCACACTCAGGCGGGCAAAGGGGTCCAGCGCCCCGCCGAAGCGCCGCATGCTCCGCTTCGCCCCCTTCGCCACCCCCCGCACCTTGCCGTGTTGCAAGGTGAAGAGCGTGACGATCCGGTCACTCTCCCGGTAATCCATGGCGCCCAGGACGATGGCTTCAGAACGGCTCGCTTCCATGGCGGACACGGTAACATCGCACCTCGTTCCCCGTCAACGGCCGCCGCAAGATTGGACAGAAATAATCCGCCGCCCCCTTGACGCATGCGGCCGAGTCATGTTAATTGAAAAAGACTTTCATTTTTACCACAAACACCGGCACCGCAGCGGTTCCCGCAAACCCCACCATAAATCGCTGTCCAGGGATTCGTGCACCCGACAATTGAACATGAATTTCATTTTCTTGGTTTCCAATCGACAGGGGAGAACTGCCAGTTGCCCCCCTGTCGGCAATGCACACCCATCAAAGGAGGAATCAACACCATGAAGAAACGCTTCATCATCCCCGCAGCCGCCATGTTCCTGCTCGCCGCGGGCACCATGGCCAGCGCCGCAACGGTGGACGAGCTGCAGCGCCAGCTCGACGAACTGACCGGCCAGGTCAGAACGCTGCAGGCCGAAAAGGCCGCCCCCGCCGCCGATGCCGCCCCGGGAGACGGCTACCTGAAGAAGGTCTGGGACAAGACGAGGATCGGCGGCTATGGCGAGCTAGCCTACATTTTCAAGAAGGAGAACGGCAACGGCAACGGCGGGAACACCTTCGATCCCCAGCGGTTCGTCCTGTACGTCAACTCCGACCTGGCCGACTGGATCACCCTCAATACCGAGCTGGAATGGGAGCACGGCGGCACCGACGGCGGCCCGGACGGCGGGATCTCGGTGGAGCAGGCCTTCCTCGACTTCAAGTTCACCAAAGCATTCAACGTCAAGGCGGGGGTCATGCTGGTTCCCCTGGGGGCCCTCAACCTCTACCACGAACCGGTCAACTTCAATTCCACCGAACGCCCCCAGCTCGACCGCTACCTGATCCCGAGCACCTGGCAGGAGATGGGAATCGGCATCCACGGCGCCCTTGGCGACAAGGCGGACTACCAGCTCCTGGCCACCCCCGGCCTTGACGGGACCAAGTTCGCCGCCGAAACCGGCGTCAGGGAGGGCCGGCAGAATTTCGGCAAGGACAGCAACCGCAACGTGGCGGTCACCGGCCGCCTGGAAGTCCGGCCCGTCACCAACCTCTATACCAACGTCTCCTTCTACACCGCCAACGCGGCGCCCAGCGGCACCCCCACCGCCTACACCACCATCCTCGCCTTCGACGGCAAGTACCGCATCAGCGACTTCGAGCTCGCCGGCGAGTACGTCCAGGTCATCCAGGACAAGCCGGCGCTCCTGGCGAGCGACATCGGTCACCGGATGTCGGGCTACTGGGTCGAGGCGGCCTACCACCTGATGCCCGCAGCCCTGAAGAAGGGGAAACTGGCCGAGGCCGACCTGATCGCCTTTGCCCGCTACTCCGAATTCGACACCCAGCAGGGGAGCATCGCCGACCCGACCAGGGCAAGCGGCCGGTATGACCGGAACTACACCACCTTCGGCTTCTCCTTCAAGCCGGTTCCCACCGTCGCCATCAAGGCCGACTACCAGCTCTACGACGACCACCGCCGGGGGGGTGAGACGGCTCTGGACAACGACAAGTTCCAGGTATCCCTCGGCTTCGTCTTCTAGCTCCGGCAGCGGTTCTGCGTCTCAAACAAAAAGGGCGTCCGATCATCCGGACGCCCTTCTTCTTGCGTAGTATCTTCCCCCCTCGCGCTACCGCAGTCCCAGGCGGGCCATGACGATCCCCACATACTTGTTGAGGGGATGGTTGCGCGGCAACGACGGAATGGGCGGAGGCTTCCTCAGGCCGACCTTCTCCAGCTCGGCCACAATCTCCTCGTTCCGGCCGTACTTCAGCCCCTCCCGGAAGGTGTCGATCGCCTCCCCCCTCCGGCCGGCCAGAAGGTAGATTCGCCCGAGATTCAGATAATGAACGGCATTTCCCGGCTCGCCGACGATGGACTCCCGGGCGAGCTCGACGGCATCCTCGAACCTCCCCCGCGTCCGTGCCTGGCACAGCGCCAGATATGAGCAGGCCTCCGGGGTCAGATCCATCTCCGCCGCCCGCTCGAAACAGGTGCGGGCCAGATAGACATGATCGTGCCCCAGCGCCTCAACCCCTTTGGAAAACCACTCCACAGCCTCCAGTGCTGCCATGATACGCCTCGCCTTCGTGACTCCTGTCGCATGATCGGGTCATCGGACCCTGCCCTCACCTTTCAATAATCAGGCCAGAACGCACGTCCGTCGATCCGCCGGAGGCCGAAAGGATGCAGCCCCCCCTCCCGACGGCGATCCCTGCGCCAGGGCGTACCGCAGGCACCAGGAGCAGGGGCACGCCAAATGGCCGACCTCCTTCGTAACCCGGGCAAATAGCGTCATTTCGCCCCCTCACCCTCCTCCGTCGAGAGACCGCTTCAGTTCCTCCAGGAACCGCTCCTCATCCTCGAAGACGATCGCCCGCCCCCCCCGGCTCTCGGCCCGCACCACATTGGCGAGCATGTCGTCGACGAAGAGCGCCTCCCCGGGGGCGATTCCCAGGCTGAGGGCCACGTCGTCGAAGAGGGACGGATCCCGCTTCCCCTTGCCGAGACGGTAGCTGTTGAAGACCCGGTCGAACTCCCGGAAGACGCCATCGCGCCGGTCGAGGAGCTCCAGCCAGTCGGTCTGGTCGCTGACGATGGCGGTAAGGTACCCCTGGCGGCGCAGTTCCCGGACCGCCTCCATCATCCGGGGGCGGAGGACGAAACGGGCGAGAATCAGGCCGGCGAGTTTCCGATCGCTCCCCCGGATGCCGGTCCGCTGCCGCATAAGCCGCCAGAAGGCGGCCTCGTCCCCCCTGCCGACGACGTAGCCGCTCTCGTAGACCGCCTCCATTCCCGCGCCGTGGAGGGCGATGGGGTCGAGCCCCTGCTGCCGGGCGAGCTCGAAGAGCCCCTCCCGGAACCCCTCCTCCGCCAGAACGCCGCCGAAGTCGAAGAGAACGGCCCGGATCGGGGGGCGCCCCGCCCCCCTTCTCCGCTCCAGGGTGACGAAGGCGTGGGGGGGGTCGCCGGCGGCCTCGTCCCGCGCCACTTCGACAAAATCGGGGGGGAGTTCGGGGAAGGTGGTATCCCCCGGATAGTCGCCGTGGATGACGGTGAGATGGATGCGGTCCGCCCGCGACAGCGCCTCCCGGTAGACCTCACCGCCGCCGCAGATGAAGAGCTCGCCGGCGTCACCGGCCAGCGACAGGGCATCGGAGAGGCTTCGGGCGACCAGCACCCCCGCCGGCCCATACCCCGGACGCCGGGAAAGGACGATGTTCAGCCGCCCCGGCAGGGGACGACCGATGGCCTCGAAGGTAGTGCGCCCCATGACGACCGGGTGCCCCATGGTGATGGCCCTGAAGCGGGACAGGTCGTCGGGGAGATGCCACGGCATGGCCCCCTCCCTGCCGATGATGCGGTTATCGGCCATGGCCGCAATGAGGGTGATGATCATGTTCGCTCCGTCCCGCAGAGGAATCGGCGTGCCGGGAGCTCCCCGTCGCCATGCAGGCAGGATAGCACGTTTCCCGATGGTGACAACACGGCCGAATGGGGCCTCCCCCCGGCGGAAGGGATCACCCGAGCCGGATCAGCACGGCACCGGCCAGGGTCAGAAGCGCCGCCGCAAACCGGATCCGGCCGCACGACTCGCCGAGGAAGAGAATGCCGATGAGCACCCCCACGAGGATGCTCACCTGGCGCACCGGCACGGCATAGCTCATGGGGGAGAGGTTGAGACCGTAGCGAAAGGTGAGAAACGACGCCATCATGATGGGGCCGCTGACGAGGATGAGCCCCCAGTGCTCCCGCAGTTCGGCGGCGATGTGGGGGCGGTAGCGGGAGCGGAGGAGATTGAAGGTCATGAGCCCCAGCATGATCAGCACGAGAAAGTAGGTGAAGTAGAGGGGGGAGTAGTGCCGGACGCCGGTCTTCTCGGCGATGGAGCCGAGGGAGTAGATGAACCCCGCCGCCAGGGCGTTGCGCACCGATGAGGATGCGAGATTGCGGAACGGACGGAGGAACTCGGCGAGGGATACCCGCTCCATCTGCACCGAGTAGGCCCCCAGGATCACCAGCAGGATGCCGGCGATCCCCGGCGGCGTCAGCCGCTCGCCCAGGATGCTCATCCCCCAGACCGGCACGTAGATCATGGAGGTCTGGGAGAGGGGATAGACCACCGACAGATCGCCCCCCCGGTAGGCGCGGCCGTTCAGGAGATGATAGAGGACAAAGCAGGCCGCCCCCGTCGTCACCAGCATGAGGGTGGTCTGGTCGGGCCAGCGGAACCGCTCCGGCACCAGCGGCAGGGTGACGGTGAAGAGCCCGCCGGAGGCGACGAACATCCACCAGATGAAGACCGTCTTGTGACGGCTCCGCTTCACCAGCAGGTTCCAGAGGGCGTGCATGACGGCGGAGATGACGATGAGGGTAAAGGCGAGGGTGCTCACCCGTGTAAGTATAGCTAAATCAAAATTTTAGCGATAGTAAAATTTGCCCATTGCTGAACCGGCACGTAGAATCAGGCAGCAACGCCCCATCTCTTCACGAATAACTCTGCGCAGGGTCTCTTCCAAGGCACCCGAACCCTTCGTCTCGCAAGGCATCGTTAATCAGCGTCTGATACCCTTTGCCAGCCGCTTCCGCACGGTTGCTAAACTCTTCGGGCACGGCAATGGTAATCCGTGTTTTTGCCGACTGCGGCACGACACACGATTTGCACGACAGCCCCCCGTCCGGTGTGGAGGCGCCCCTCCACCACGTCCCGCTCCACCTCGCGCCCCTGCAGGAACTCAAGGCCGGCCAGTTCTTCCCGCAGCCCGGCCAGCGTCATCATGAGCTCTTCCGTCGGCGGACCGCCGGTCCGAAGCGCCAGTTGCGCCGGCGTGTACGCTTCCAGCACGAAGATCCCGCCGGGACGAAGCCCCTGAACGACCTGCCGGTGGAGCGCCCTCCGCATGGCAGGCGGCAGATGGCAGAAGATCGAGACGATGGCGTCCCACCTCCCCGGCTCGATGGCAAAGTCGGCCAGATCGGCCGTCACCGTCTCGATCCGCACCCCGCTCTCCTCCGCCAGGCGCGCCGCCTTGGCCAGCCCCACGGCGGACGAGTCCACCGCCAGCACCCGGTGCCCCCGCTTCGCCAGAAAGACGGCGTTTCTCCCCTCCCCCTCGGCGAGGCAGAGGACATCTCCCGGCGGGAGCAGATCGCTCACCCCGGCGAGGAACGCATTGGGCTCCCTCCCATAGACGAAATCCGCCGTATCGTACCGTTCGTCCCACTGAGTCATTTTATCGGACATTTCCCACTCCCTTCCCCTCCCTGCTGCTACCCGAGCCCCCGCAACCGGGCGGCCAGGTACGGCGCCGCCGCGATCACCAGGAGCACCACCACCCAGAGGTTCCCCGTCAGCACATTGTACGCCTCCAGAAGCTTCGCCCACGAATGCCCCATGACGCAGCGGCCGAAGAAAAACTCGAAAAAGACCGTCATCACCAGCCATCCCCCGCCCACGAGCCAGTAGCGGGACGGCCTGAGCACCCCGAGGGAAGGGATGAGGAGCGCCGTGACGGCAACGATGAGGATGCCGAGGGTGACGCCGCTCAGCGGGAGCGCCACGCGCTGGCCCAGCAGCGGGTTCAGGACCTTCTCGCGCAGGCCGCCGTTCAGGATTCCCAGCGGGACGAACAGAAGCCAGATGCCGCACCCCTTCAGTACCGGCGAAATCACGGCGCGCTCCCCCCCGCAGAGAGCTTCCGGATGTCGTCGTAGCGGTGACAGTGGACCGTGTGGTCGTTCACCATGCCGACCGCCTGCATGAAGGCGTAGCAGATGGTGGACCCCACGAAGTTGAACCCCCGCCGCTTGAGGTCCCGGCTCATGGCGTCGGACTGCTCCGTGCGGGCCGGCACCTCCGCCAGGGAACGCCACCCGTTCTGTCGGGGGGGATGGTCCACGAAGCGCCAGAGGTACGCGTCGAGGGAGCCGAACTCCTCCCGGATCGTCAGCACTCCCCGGGCGTTCCGGATGGCCGATTCGATCTTCAGGCGGTTGCGCACGATGCCGGCGTCGGCCAACAGCCGCGCCACGTCGGCCTCGGACCACGCGGCGACGGTCTCCGCGTCGAAACCGGCAAAGGCCCGGCGGTACGCCTCGCGCTTACGCAGAATCGTCAGCCACGAAAGCCCCGCCTGGGCCCCCTCCAGAACCAGCATCTCGAAGAGGTGCCGGTCGTCGTGCGCCGGCACCCCCCACTCCTCGTCGTGGTACGCCACGTAGAGGGGGTCGGTGCCGCACCATTCGCATCTCGGTGTCATGTCATGCTCCTGCCGGTTCACGTTGCAATTACCGGGGTTTTCGCGGCCCCGGCGCGGAACGGCGCCCCAGTTGTGCGTCCAGTTCGTCGATCCAGCCGGCCCGGGAGTCCGGAAAGGCATCCGCGTAAGGGACGTACGGTTTGATATCCAGAACGGGGGTGCCGTCCAGGAGATCCACCCCCCGAAGGTACAGCGTCCTGCCGTCGACCCGCTCCAGCCCCACCGCCGACAAGCCGATAGAATTGGGGCGATGGGGAGAGCGGGTGGCCAGGACGCCCCGCTTCGGTCCACCCCGGGGGGGCTTGACACTGCTTTTCCACCCCTCGCTCAGATGAAAGGCGAAGATGAGCCAGAGCCTGTCGAAGCCGTTCAGATCCTGAACAACCTTCTCGTCCAGCCACTCCTGAAGCTCCAGGGTGGCCAGCGCCAGCCCCCCGGTTTCCGTCCCTTCCACCACCGTGCTTTGGTGGGGTGCATCAATGCGGCGGGAATAGGGAGATCGCAGGATGCCGATGGGGCGATAGGTGAAATGAGAGTTTTGGGTCATGTCAGGTGGCTTTCCGATAAGCAATGGTTGGTGAAACACGCCATAACGGCGTGGGGGCGCGTCAGCGCCTGTGTGCCGCCACCTGGTTACCTCCCTTTTTCTTCAACTACCTTGGAGGTCTTTAGTTTTATAGTCTTGCCTTTTTTCTTCAGAGTGTGTCTTTTGACTAAAGACATTAAGAAACAAAATAAGAACGCAGCCAAAAAGAGAAATGTCGAAACCAAAAGTAGCTTTTCTTTTTCTTTCGATGTTTCTTGTATGTATGCGACAAGGAACCCGACAAAAATAGAAAACCCTATACTTGAACAAAAAAACCAAATTTCATAGTCTGCTAGACTGCTTGCATCAACCATTTTGATTTCAATGCTTTCAGGAATCGACAATGAAATATTAAAGTCGCCAGTTGTTGGCTCTTGCGATGCTTCAGCAGTACTATATTGCTCGAATTCATCATGTTCAGGACGAAGATGACTATTTTCTTTCATGTTAGTCCTCCGTCCTTTTTTCTATTTTCGGCCAAAGTGATTTGGGTAGCCAGCCACTATAACTGCCACCCTCCATCGCAGGAGACATTATGAAGTTGACCTTCTTCGGATTGTCTCTGCAAACAGAAACTAGATCATCTCTAATCTGTTTTCTATCCTCTGAACTATATATTTTGACAATATATAATGTCGTCAAAGGCTTGACCCAAGAGTATCCACTGAGGCACCCTTTCATCTTTTCATTCAATTCTTTCCAATTAGCACCATCAGCTTTTATGTCCCACGAAATAACGATGTGCATTATGAACCACCTCTTTCTTCAATCTTCATGTTCATTCCTCCCAAGATAACGCAACAAGCCTGACCGGCGGATTTCAAGGCCGGTCGTGGCGCTGGTTGTAAGTCGCCTTCATATTGTTATGTCATGATCTTTTCTGTATTGAGCCACAATTTGTGGGTTCTCCTTGGTGATGATCCATCCTTGAATGTGCGCAAAAAGCACTTGTGTGGCTTCAATGAAGGCATCAATAACCTCTTCCCATATCTTTTCTGGCATGTTTTCATCTGTCGCACCAATACAGATGCCCACTGAGTTTTCTTCTTCCTTTGGCTCTGTAAAGGTGCAGAAGATATGCTTATCGGACAAATGTATAAACCCTGATGATTCCTTGTAAACACGCTTCACCCACGGATATTTCTCCGACATCATTTCTACTAAATGGGCGTCGTGCATAAGTTTGTCATTGCGATCTTTCATTTTCTTTACAGGAGTGCCCTTTAAGATTCTTTCTGCGTACTCGTGTGGGTTTTTTACAATGAAAGCCCCATAGAAACGAATACAGTTGTCAAGTTGTAGCCGTAACAGCGGAGCAGCACAAACGTAGTTGCGCTGTTCAACGAGGGAGGTGAATCCTGTTATCAAGGCCATAGACCGCTTCAAAACTGCATTAGCCAAAATGTCAAGCGGGTACAGCGCACCACCATAGGCAAGGAGCATCTTTTCTCCGAGCTTTAAATGGAGATCTAATCCAGTGCGCAGAAAGGCTATTCTTTTTTCGATTCCGTTCACTTTCCTCTTTCCTTACAACTCGTTATTGAGCAGTTCACGCGCGCACGTGCGTGAACTGGTGATCTACCCAAAAGGGACATTTCTTCAGGTGGATAAAAGCAAGTCCGTCTCCTGCCTTACCCTCCCACCATGAAGGGGTCGCGGGCGGCGATGGCGGCGAGGTAATGGTCGTCGCGGTCGGTGATCACGACTGCGCCTCGCCTCAGGAGAGGAGCTTCGTCAGCCAGTCGGGGTGGAGCGACAGCCCCATCAGTCCCGCCATCCCCATGACGCCGCCGAAGCCGGCGAAGACGAGGGAGAAGCGGAAGAGCCAAAGGTTGGCGGTGAGGGCCGTCACCGCCAGGATCGCCAGGGAGATGGAGAGGAGGGCGTCGGAGAGGTCGAACTGGTCGTCCCGGAAGTTGAGGTCGTCATACTGCTTTTCGAACCCCTTGGCCTTCTTCATGATCGTCTCGCTCTCGGCCTGGTAGCGGGCGATGGTGGCGGCGTAGCCGTTCTCCTGCTCCGCCAGGGCCGCAGCCCCCTGGGGAGGGACCGCCAACCGCAGGGCCCGTGCCTGGTTCAGACCGAGCTCGGAGAGGTGGAGCTTGAGCTTCTTGGCCTGGTACTCGTTCCAGGTGTCCACGGCGTCGGACTTGGCCTGGAGCATCGCCTGGACGATGTTGTCGTCCTTGATCTTGGTCACCGCCATGAAGGCGGAGATAAGCGCCACCGCCACGGCGACGCGGTTATTGAGCCGGTTGCGGGATTCGGCCGCGGCGAGCCGTGCTTCCATGGTTTCCATTGCTGTCGACTCCTCGGGCAGGTTCATATTTCATCATCAAGACAAGTTATTCCACGATGCAATCAACATGATACCAATCGCACCTGGCTCATCGGTTGCCCCTCACCCGGCCTTCGGCCACCCTCTCCCCCAGGGAGAGGGTTTGACGTTCCCCTCGCCCTGAGGGAGAGGGCTAGGGTGAGGGGGGACGTGTCGGCGTAAAGGCCCTTTGGAATTACCGCATCATCACCACCGTGGCCCCCTCCCCTCCTTCGAAGGGTTCGCCGGGGCGGAATTCGAGCACCAGCGGGTGGCCGTCCAGGTACTCCCGCACGGCCCGCATGAGGGCGCCGGTCCCCTTGCCGTGGACGATCCGCACCTCGCGGTACCCCTCCAGGGAGGCGTGGTTCAGGAACGGCTCCAGCCGCCCCAGGGCGTCGTCCACCCGGAGGCCGATCAGCTTCAGTTCGCGGGCGGGCTCCTGTTCCGGCGCCATCTTCCTGCCGGAGCCGGGCCGGATCTTCGCCTCCGCCGCCTTTCCCCGGCGGGGGGCCACGTCGGCCGCCGCCACCTCCAGTTCCATGGCGCCGGCCCGCACCCGCAGCCGCCCGTTCCGGCGGTCCACGGCGGTGACGGTGCCGTCGTGGCCGATCCCCTTCACGAAGACCGTATCCCCCTCGCTGATGGTGTCGAGGGAGAGGGTCTCCTCGGGGTGGAACTCCTGCAGCTTCGCCTCCATCAGGGCCTCGGCCTCGTCGATCTTTTTCCGCGCCTCGCGGCTCTTCTCCCGGCGGGCTTCCTCGATGATGGCGTTCACCTCCCGCCGGGCGGTGCGGACGATCTCCTTCGCCTCCTGGAGCGCCTTTTCCTGGGCCTCGCGCCGCGTGGCATCGGCCGCGATCAGGCGCTCCCGGACGAGGCGGGCCTGACTCTCGGCATCCCGCCGCAACCGCTCCGCCTCGGCCAGCGCCTCCTCGTGGCGCCGACGCTGCTCTTTCAGTTCGGCCAACAGTTCGTGGAACTCGGTCTCCATCCGGCCGAGCATCCCGGTGGCGAAATCCACCACCCGATCGGGGAGGCCGTAGCGGCGGGCGATCTCCAGGGCGTGGGACTGCCCCGGCTCCCCCTTCTTGAGGCGGTAGAGGGGGGTGAGGGTCGCCCGGTCGAACTCCATGGAGGCGTTCACCATGCCGTCGCGCTTGTGGACGAAGCCGACGATGTCGGTGAGGTGGGTAGTGGCGATGACCAGCGCC contains:
- the glyS gene encoding glycine--tRNA ligase subunit beta, producing the protein MSKELFLEIGTEEIPAGFLPKAMADLEALVTKELTAARLGFGEVKSFATPRRLALVVKEIPAVQPDAEITALGPAKNIAFSADGSPSKAAEGFARGQGVAVSDLTLVATEKGEYVAAVKKESGRPVPDLLAEILPRVITAIPFRKSMRWADYDVRFARPVHWVVALFDGIVVPFAFGAVQSGNVSRGHRFMANQPFPVRDFAHYLEECERHFVIPDPERRKETIRREIHRVAKAAGGHLLPDEGLLDEVAFLCEYPSAVHGTFPAEFLKVPREVLITSMRSHQRYFSIVDDAGRLMPGFITINNTLTEDPSVVVKGNERVLRARLSDARFFFEEDQKVKLASRVESLKNVVYQQKLGTSYEKMERFRALAEGLATLLNPAVKEQVARTAFLCKADLVTGMVGEFPEVQGIMGREYALLEGENSEVAAAIAEHYLPTQAGGELPASDIGAFVSMADKLDTICGCFGVGLIPTGSADPYALRRSALGIINIVLEKGYRLSLDAAVDRALELLAAKLIRPAAEVRGDVLEFFRGRFVNLMADRYPVDAVDAAVAAGCGDLVDAAARIAALAEFKNRPDFEPLAVAFKRVCNIVKEGIDRPVDAALFQEPAEGELHKALLSVRADVEARTAAGDYLAALAGIAALKGAVDDFFDKVMVMAEDERVRLNRLALLTGIARLFGSIADFAKIAA
- the glyQ gene encoding glycine--tRNA ligase subunit alpha, with product MTFQDLILSLQGYWAKQGCVIQQPYDTEKGAGTFNPATFLRVLGPEPWNVAYVEPSRRPTDGRYGENPNRLQHYYQFQVIMKPSPVNILDLYLDSLRAFGIDPTKHDIRFVEDDWESPTLGAWGLGWEVWLDGMEITQFTYFQQAGGIDLKPVSSEITYGCERIAMYLQGVDNVYDLEWIKGVSYGDIHHRGEVEFSTYNFEEADVAMLLQLFTMYEKECIRLVERELVLPAYDYVMKCSHTFNLLDARGAISVTERASYIGRVRNVARLCAEGYLRLREKLGFPLLKK
- the recO gene encoding DNA repair protein RecO yields the protein MEASRSEAIVLGAMDYRESDRIVTLFTLQHGKVRGVAKGAKRSMRRFGGALDPFARLSVELVVREGLSSIRGADIVSLYPRIRADLRKIGLAGYAVEVAERFLPDGAPYPRLFRLLTAYLEHLEHGEGEPSARRFFEANLLNILGYRLALEQCGACGAELPPDAPRRCGPAGVVLCARCGRVGTIIGPETVRLLGLCLATGRFGAVAFPPAALREAGELLDGAIAAHLTRPLNSLAFLRQIEADLASVPIIP
- a CDS encoding porin encodes the protein MKKRFIIPAAAMFLLAAGTMASAATVDELQRQLDELTGQVRTLQAEKAAPAADAAPGDGYLKKVWDKTRIGGYGELAYIFKKENGNGNGGNTFDPQRFVLYVNSDLADWITLNTELEWEHGGTDGGPDGGISVEQAFLDFKFTKAFNVKAGVMLVPLGALNLYHEPVNFNSTERPQLDRYLIPSTWQEMGIGIHGALGDKADYQLLATPGLDGTKFAAETGVREGRQNFGKDSNRNVAVTGRLEVRPVTNLYTNVSFYTANAAPSGTPTAYTTILAFDGKYRISDFELAGEYVQVIQDKPALLASDIGHRMSGYWVEAAYHLMPAALKKGKLAEADLIAFARYSEFDTQQGSIADPTRASGRYDRNYTTFGFSFKPVPTVAIKADYQLYDDHRRGGETALDNDKFQVSLGFVF
- a CDS encoding tetratricopeptide repeat protein, producing the protein MAALEAVEWFSKGVEALGHDHVYLARTCFERAAEMDLTPEACSYLALCQARTRGRFEDAVELARESIVGEPGNAVHYLNLGRIYLLAGRRGEAIDTFREGLKYGRNEEIVAELEKVGLRKPPPIPSLPRNHPLNKYVGIVMARLGLR
- a CDS encoding dihydrofolate reductase — encoded protein: MIITLIAAMADNRIIGREGAMPWHLPDDLSRFRAITMGHPVVMGRTTFEAIGRPLPGRLNIVLSRRPGYGPAGVLVARSLSDALSLAGDAGELFICGGGEVYREALSRADRIHLTVIHGDYPGDTTFPELPPDFVEVARDEAAGDPPHAFVTLERRRGAGRPPIRAVLFDFGGVLAEEGFREGLFELARQQGLDPIALHGAGMEAVYESGYVVGRGDEAAFWRLMRQRTGIRGSDRKLAGLILARFVLRPRMMEAVRELRRQGYLTAIVSDQTDWLELLDRRDGVFREFDRVFNSYRLGKGKRDPSLFDDVALSLGIAPGEALFVDDMLANVVRAESRGGRAIVFEDEERFLEELKRSLDGGG